From the Selenomonas timonae genome, one window contains:
- the coaBC gene encoding bifunctional phosphopantothenoylcysteine decarboxylase/phosphopantothenate--cysteine ligase CoaBC — protein MGVLTGRRIVLGVTGGIAAYKAVEIASRLKKAGADVRVIMTRAACSFVTPLTFREITGAPVAETMWGEPHHHVEHIALAEFAELVLVAPATANFIAKAAAGIADDMLTTSVLATRAPLVIAPAMNTGMWENSVTQENVRRLTERGTQIIPPAVGQLACGTTGAGRLPEPEEIVRIVEAYFASAQSLAGRRILVTAAGTEEPLDPVRYLGNRSTGRMGFEVAAEAARRGAEVVLVAGPTPIATPAGVRRVNVRSARDMHAAVFAEYDSMDAVIKAAAVADYRPAETAEHKIKKSDGELTLTLTRNPDILYELGQKKRHQILVGFAAETQNVAEYARGKLAKKNLDFIVANNVAEKDAGFGVPTNHVQIFFADGRAEDHPLMAKSALAGVILDRLEEALKNKNEKNV, from the coding sequence GTGGGAGTACTCACAGGGCGGCGCATCGTCCTCGGTGTGACGGGCGGCATTGCCGCATACAAGGCGGTCGAGATTGCGAGCCGCCTCAAAAAGGCGGGAGCAGACGTGCGCGTCATCATGACGCGGGCGGCGTGCTCCTTTGTCACGCCGCTCACATTCCGTGAGATCACAGGTGCGCCTGTCGCAGAGACGATGTGGGGCGAGCCACATCATCACGTCGAGCACATTGCCCTCGCAGAGTTCGCAGAACTCGTCCTCGTCGCGCCCGCGACGGCGAACTTCATCGCAAAGGCGGCGGCGGGCATTGCGGATGATATGCTGACGACGAGTGTGCTCGCCACGCGCGCACCGCTCGTCATTGCGCCCGCGATGAATACGGGCATGTGGGAGAACTCCGTCACGCAGGAGAACGTACGCCGCCTCACAGAGCGCGGCACGCAGATCATCCCGCCCGCCGTCGGACAGCTTGCCTGCGGCACAACGGGCGCGGGACGTCTGCCCGAACCTGAGGAAATCGTTCGCATCGTCGAGGCGTATTTTGCGAGTGCGCAGAGCCTTGCGGGGCGTCGCATCCTCGTGACGGCGGCGGGTACGGAGGAGCCGCTCGACCCTGTGCGCTACCTTGGTAATCGCTCGACGGGACGCATGGGCTTCGAGGTCGCCGCCGAGGCGGCACGGCGTGGTGCAGAGGTTGTGCTCGTTGCAGGGCCGACACCGATTGCGACACCTGCGGGTGTGCGGCGCGTCAATGTGCGCAGTGCGCGCGATATGCATGCGGCGGTGTTCGCGGAGTACGACAGTATGGATGCTGTCATTAAGGCGGCTGCAGTCGCGGATTACCGTCCTGCAGAGACGGCGGAGCACAAGATCAAGAAGTCGGACGGCGAACTCACGCTGACCCTCACGCGCAATCCCGACATCCTCTATGAGCTCGGGCAGAAGAAACGGCATCAGATTCTCGTTGGATTTGCGGCAGAGACGCAGAATGTCGCGGAGTATGCGCGCGGGAAACTCGCAAAGAAGAACCTCGACTTTATCGTCGCGAACAATGTCGCGGAGAAGGATGCGGGCTTTGGTGTTCCGACGAATCACGTACAGATTTTCTTTGCGGACGGGCGCGCAGAGGATCACCCGTTGATGGCGAAATCCGCGCTTGCGGGTGTGATATTGGATCGGCTGGAGGAAGCGCTGAAAAACAAAAATGAGAAGAATGTGTGA
- the metK gene encoding methionine adenosyltransferase translates to MKKMLFTSESVTEGHPDKLADQISDSILDAILAQDPQGRVACETLVTTGQAHVVGEISTTCYADIPKIIRQTVREVGYTNASYGFDADTCGILVSLDEQSPDIAQGVNQAIESREGNMDAADAIGAGDQGMMFGYATNETPEYMPLTTVLAHKLARRLTDVRKDGSLKYLRPDGKTQVTVAYEDGKPVYVDTVVISTQHDEDVDLATIRKDMIEKVIKEIVPAELLRAETKYFVNPTGKFVIGGPHGDSGLTGRKIIVDTYGGWARHGGGAFSGKDPTKVDRSAAYAARYVAKNIVAAGLADRVEIQLAYAIGVAHPVSIMVDTFGTGKIDDEKIVALVQKTFDLRPAGIIKMLDLRRPIYRQTAAYGHFGRTDVDLPWENTDKAELLKKEAGL, encoded by the coding sequence ATGAAGAAGATGCTTTTTACATCTGAGTCTGTCACTGAGGGGCATCCGGATAAGCTCGCCGATCAGATTTCGGACAGCATTCTGGATGCGATTCTCGCGCAGGATCCGCAGGGGCGCGTTGCGTGTGAGACGCTTGTCACGACAGGACAGGCACATGTGGTCGGCGAGATCTCGACGACCTGCTATGCGGATATTCCGAAGATCATCCGTCAGACCGTGCGCGAAGTCGGCTACACGAATGCAAGCTATGGCTTTGACGCTGATACCTGCGGCATCCTTGTCTCGCTCGACGAGCAGTCGCCGGACATCGCACAGGGCGTCAATCAGGCGATTGAGTCCCGCGAGGGCAATATGGATGCGGCTGACGCAATCGGCGCGGGCGATCAGGGCATGATGTTCGGCTATGCGACGAACGAGACGCCTGAGTATATGCCGCTCACGACGGTGCTTGCCCATAAGCTTGCGCGCCGCCTCACGGATGTGCGCAAGGACGGCTCGCTAAAGTATCTGCGTCCCGACGGCAAGACGCAGGTCACGGTTGCCTATGAGGACGGCAAGCCCGTCTATGTCGACACGGTCGTTATCTCGACGCAGCACGACGAGGATGTCGATCTCGCGACGATCCGCAAGGATATGATCGAGAAGGTCATCAAGGAGATTGTTCCGGCGGAGCTGCTGCGCGCGGAGACGAAGTATTTCGTCAACCCGACGGGCAAGTTCGTCATCGGCGGTCCGCACGGCGACTCGGGGCTCACGGGGCGCAAGATCATCGTCGATACATATGGCGGCTGGGCACGTCACGGCGGCGGTGCGTTCTCGGGCAAGGATCCCACGAAGGTTGACCGCAGTGCGGCGTATGCGGCGCGCTATGTTGCGAAGAACATTGTTGCAGCAGGGCTTGCAGATCGCGTTGAGATTCAGCTTGCGTACGCGATTGGCGTGGCGCATCCCGTCTCCATCATGGTGGACACGTTCGGCACGGGCAAGATCGACGATGAGAAGATCGTCGCGCTCGTGCAGAAGACGTTCGACCTGCGTCCTGCGGGCATCATCAAGATGCTCGACCTGCGCCGTCCCATCTATCGCCAGACGGCGGCGTACGGACATTTCGGCCGCACGGATGTCGATCTGCCGTGGGAGAATACGGATAAGGCAGAGCTGCTGAAGAAGGAAGCGGGGCTGTAA
- a CDS encoding amidohydrolase, translating to MTETEIMDFARGEFEWLHAHPELAYEEFETTARLRAAFEHAGIRVLDLPLATGLISAIGTGKPIVALRTDIDALPVHEETDLPYRSQYEGKMHACGHDFHMASVLAAALLLKEREAELAGTVYIVCQPAEEAPGGARTVLNTGALADVAAIFGIHARPIYPVGTLGLCTGGMMASVDKFEITFHGVGTHAAQPDRGCDPIVMAAQFVTAAQTIAARNISPLRPAVVSVTHIEAGTTWNVLPERAWMEGTIRLFDADDRALVKERVASLAEGIAAAFGGRAEVTWTAGPPAVVNTERWNTLARETAAEEDFAVVDAMPWMAGEDFAYYQEAMETCFAFVGTGLSPENHHPKFAVDPAAIPQTAHYLACMAEEALRRLR from the coding sequence ATGACAGAGACGGAAATCATGGATTTTGCGCGTGGTGAATTCGAGTGGCTACACGCACATCCCGAACTTGCCTATGAGGAGTTCGAGACGACGGCGCGCCTGCGTGCAGCATTTGAACATGCAGGGATTCGTGTACTTGATCTGCCGCTTGCAACGGGTCTGATCTCTGCGATCGGCACGGGAAAGCCCATCGTCGCCCTGCGCACGGATATCGACGCGCTGCCTGTTCACGAGGAGACAGACCTGCCGTATCGCTCGCAGTACGAGGGAAAGATGCACGCCTGCGGGCATGACTTTCACATGGCGTCGGTACTCGCGGCGGCGCTCCTTCTCAAGGAGCGTGAGGCAGAGCTTGCGGGTACGGTCTATATCGTCTGTCAGCCAGCAGAGGAAGCGCCGGGCGGTGCGCGTACCGTACTCAATACAGGCGCGCTCGCCGATGTTGCGGCGATCTTTGGCATTCATGCGCGTCCCATCTACCCAGTGGGCACGCTCGGACTCTGCACGGGCGGCATGATGGCATCCGTGGATAAATTCGAGATCACATTCCACGGTGTTGGCACGCACGCGGCACAGCCGGATCGCGGCTGTGATCCCATCGTCATGGCGGCACAGTTTGTGACGGCGGCGCAGACGATTGCGGCGCGGAACATCAGCCCCCTGCGCCCCGCCGTCGTTAGCGTGACGCATATCGAGGCAGGGACGACGTGGAACGTCCTGCCCGAGCGGGCATGGATGGAGGGGACGATACGCCTCTTTGACGCGGATGACCGTGCGCTCGTGAAGGAGCGCGTCGCCTCACTTGCCGAGGGGATTGCGGCAGCATTCGGCGGACGTGCAGAGGTCACATGGACGGCAGGGCCGCCCGCTGTTGTGAATACGGAGCGTTGGAACACGCTCGCGCGGGAGACGGCGGCAGAGGAGGACTTTGCTGTAGTGGATGCCATGCCGTGGATGGCGGGCGAGGACTTCGCCTACTATCAGGAAGCGATGGAGACTTGCTTTGCATTCGTCGGCACAGGACTCTCCCCCGAGAACCATCATCCGAAATTCGCGGTCGACCCTGCCGCGATCCCGCAGACGGCACACTATCTTGCGTGCATGGCGGAGGAGGCGTTGCGGCGGCTGAGATAA
- a CDS encoding IS1182 family transposase — MSMQQILHKDYTSYGGTFQPSLPLNFEFQIKKDDPVRLLLHCIHQMDLTPLYRSFRRAERNLVSPHQLLAILIYAYMNQIYSSRRIEEVCLRDIHFMYLLEGQPAPDHTTIARFRRDHFAPCAKEILAQMAQFLASVGAISFENLFVDGTKIEAVAGKYTFVWKKGVAKNRTKLMEKLDTFLAGVEKEFGIHLRRGSEIRLHHLKRLRRRLKRIQKEQNIIFVYGSGRRKTVLQRTMESLDCYGSRLKDYTEKLHICGERNSFSKTDYEATFMRMKEDAMKNGQLKPAYNLQYGVEASFIVWAGVYPNPTDTRTLIPFLEDFHAHIGKRSRKLVADAGYESEENYLYLREKGQASYIKPNNYEVSKKRKWKQDIGRRENMNYLAAEDVYRCAEGRRLVVTGTRRTKSARGYVSEKTMYTCTDCNGCERKKQCIHGNHSKIPMEERTKRLEVAKVFQRERAKNLARTKSTEGIVLRMNRSIQAEGVFAQIKGAFGFRRFLTRGRANVLGETILLALAHNVFKLHQKIQSGTLERHLVSLREAA; from the coding sequence ATGAGTATGCAACAAATTTTACATAAGGATTATACATCCTACGGAGGCACATTTCAACCCAGCCTCCCCCTCAACTTTGAATTTCAAATCAAGAAGGACGATCCCGTTCGCCTCCTGCTCCACTGCATCCATCAAATGGATCTTACACCACTGTACAGGAGCTTTCGGCGTGCCGAGCGGAATCTCGTATCACCGCATCAGCTGCTTGCCATCCTCATCTACGCATACATGAATCAAATCTACAGTTCCCGCCGCATCGAGGAGGTATGCCTAAGGGACATCCACTTCATGTATCTGCTCGAAGGGCAACCCGCACCGGATCACACAACCATTGCCCGTTTTCGCAGGGATCACTTTGCCCCCTGCGCCAAGGAGATTCTGGCACAAATGGCACAGTTTCTTGCATCCGTTGGAGCCATCTCGTTTGAGAACCTCTTTGTCGACGGTACAAAGATCGAAGCCGTTGCGGGCAAGTACACCTTCGTTTGGAAAAAAGGCGTTGCAAAGAACCGTACCAAACTCATGGAGAAACTCGACACCTTTCTTGCCGGCGTAGAAAAAGAGTTCGGTATTCACCTGCGCCGTGGCTCTGAGATTCGCCTGCACCATCTGAAACGTCTGCGCCGACGTTTGAAACGCATCCAAAAAGAGCAAAACATCATCTTCGTTTACGGGAGTGGAAGACGAAAGACCGTGCTTCAGCGTACCATGGAGTCATTGGACTGTTACGGCAGCCGTCTGAAGGACTACACAGAGAAACTGCACATCTGTGGGGAGCGCAACAGCTTTTCCAAGACAGATTATGAAGCAACCTTCATGCGGATGAAAGAAGATGCAATGAAGAACGGTCAGTTAAAGCCGGCATATAATCTGCAATATGGCGTGGAGGCATCCTTTATCGTATGGGCAGGTGTTTACCCGAACCCAACAGATACACGGACACTCATCCCGTTTTTGGAGGATTTTCATGCACACATCGGAAAAAGGAGCCGAAAACTCGTCGCCGATGCAGGATATGAGAGTGAGGAGAACTACCTGTATTTGAGGGAAAAGGGACAGGCCTCCTACATCAAGCCGAACAACTACGAAGTGAGCAAGAAGCGCAAATGGAAGCAGGACATCGGGCGGCGGGAGAACATGAACTACCTTGCGGCGGAGGATGTCTACCGGTGCGCTGAGGGGCGGCGACTTGTTGTGACGGGGACGCGCAGGACAAAGAGTGCGCGCGGGTATGTGAGCGAAAAGACCATGTACACGTGTACCGACTGCAACGGCTGCGAAAGAAAGAAGCAGTGCATCCATGGCAACCACAGCAAGATACCAATGGAGGAACGAACCAAGAGATTGGAGGTTGCCAAGGTCTTTCAACGAGAGCGTGCAAAGAACCTTGCACGGACCAAGAGCACGGAAGGAATCGTCCTGCGGATGAACCGCAGTATCCAAGCAGAGGGTGTCTTTGCACAGATCAAGGGAGCCTTTGGATTTCGCCGCTTTCTTACGAGGGGGCGTGCGAATGTCTTGGGTGAGACGATTCTGCTGGCACTGGCACACAACGTCTTCAAACTGCATCAAAAGATACAGAGCGGCACGTTGGAGCGGCATCTGGTATCATTGAGAGAAGCGGCATAA
- a CDS encoding acyltransferase: MSSSKRGRVSAVEAIRGISMMGVIGIHIGAEYLANPSPNIHLVALFDIGTRFSVPIFFFISAFGLFYGQSPSAPFSYRDFLVRRGRAVMIPYLVWSLFYLIHDAYAYGVGFPPLTALPGILFFGNAKYQLYFMVILIWFYLLMPLWRILLARMTLPLLAVILLVQIGFDYWSSFSTAFNLYVYGLPEGTLLRALLFYRLNYWVMHYVFIFLLGGYVALHFDAFRAWMERNTARLYALGIVSLGALLAWYYKLILVDGYTPLEGIYTAHQLSPLGIFYTIGATLALFAFFTRLGTENALGRAFQLLGKHSYFIYLAHPVAITYLLMMIHGAGYVLTAPIALSMYMATLLLTLLAAVIVRKIGERIPVVNELTIGLKPKK; this comes from the coding sequence ATGTCATCGAGTAAACGGGGGCGGGTGTCCGCCGTTGAGGCGATTCGCGGCATCTCCATGATGGGCGTGATTGGCATTCACATCGGCGCGGAGTACCTCGCGAATCCATCGCCCAACATTCATCTTGTAGCGCTTTTTGACATCGGCACGCGCTTCAGCGTGCCGATTTTTTTCTTTATCTCGGCGTTCGGACTGTTCTATGGACAGTCGCCCTCCGCTCCCTTTTCCTATCGGGATTTCCTCGTGCGACGTGGACGCGCGGTCATGATCCCCTACCTCGTATGGTCGCTCTTCTACCTGATTCATGACGCATACGCCTACGGAGTCGGCTTTCCGCCACTCACCGCGCTGCCGGGCATCCTCTTTTTCGGAAATGCAAAGTACCAACTCTACTTCATGGTGATCCTGATCTGGTTCTACCTGCTGATGCCGCTCTGGCGGATCCTGCTCGCACGTATGACGCTGCCGTTGCTCGCCGTGATCCTGCTCGTACAGATTGGATTCGACTACTGGTCGAGCTTCAGCACGGCATTCAATCTCTACGTCTACGGGCTGCCCGAAGGGACGCTGCTGCGTGCCCTGCTGTTCTACCGACTGAACTACTGGGTGATGCACTACGTCTTTATCTTCCTGCTCGGTGGGTATGTCGCGCTCCATTTCGATGCGTTCCGTGCATGGATGGAGCGCAATACAGCGCGGCTCTATGCGCTCGGCATCGTCAGTCTCGGCGCACTCCTCGCGTGGTACTACAAGCTCATCCTCGTGGACGGATATACACCGCTCGAGGGCATCTACACAGCGCATCAGCTCTCGCCGCTCGGCATCTTCTACACGATCGGCGCAACGCTTGCACTCTTTGCGTTCTTTACCCGTCTCGGGACGGAGAATGCCCTCGGGCGTGCGTTCCAACTCCTCGGAAAACACTCCTACTTCATCTATCTCGCGCATCCCGTTGCGATCACCTATCTGCTGATGATGATTCATGGCGCGGGCTATGTACTGACTGCACCGATTGCGCTCTCCATGTATATGGCTACGCTGCTCCTCACGCTGTTAGCAGCTGTGATAGTGCGAAAGATCGGTGAGCGCATTCCGGTTGTGAATGAACTGACGATTGGGCTGAAACCAAAGAAATAA
- a CDS encoding SIMPL domain-containing protein, giving the protein MKRISLGSLVCAAIFALAIVLPTGTAAAEEMMPTLTMNGFGVARMAPDMAEVTLGVITEARDAAKAHADNAAQATQVQSALKALGIAERDIQTTRYDFSPIYDVKDNGRSVTTGYTVTNAVVVKVRNLTNVGKVIDTALANGANRVDSLEFSASDPSAAKNAALADAARDARSKADAVARALGVRIVRILNVHADTQSHTSHNYMPMMMAKEAYDAATPITAGELSFEASASITYVIE; this is encoded by the coding sequence ATGAAGCGTATTTCATTGGGATCGCTGGTATGTGCAGCGATTTTCGCGCTCGCGATCGTCCTGCCGACGGGTACGGCTGCGGCAGAGGAGATGATGCCGACACTCACGATGAATGGTTTCGGTGTTGCACGTATGGCGCCCGATATGGCTGAGGTCACGTTGGGCGTTATCACGGAGGCAAGGGACGCGGCAAAGGCGCACGCGGACAATGCAGCACAGGCGACGCAGGTACAGTCTGCACTAAAGGCACTTGGCATCGCAGAGCGCGATATTCAGACGACGCGCTATGATTTCTCCCCGATCTACGACGTAAAGGACAACGGGCGCAGCGTCACGACGGGCTACACAGTGACGAATGCAGTCGTCGTCAAGGTGCGTAATCTCACGAATGTGGGCAAGGTGATTGACACGGCACTCGCAAACGGCGCGAATCGCGTGGATTCCCTCGAATTCTCGGCGAGCGATCCGAGTGCGGCAAAGAACGCCGCGCTTGCCGATGCCGCGCGTGATGCACGCAGCAAGGCGGATGCCGTGGCACGTGCGCTCGGCGTACGTATTGTCCGCATTCTGAATGTCCACGCAGATACGCAGTCCCACACGTCGCACAACTATATGCCCATGATGATGGCAAAGGAGGCGTACGATGCCGCGACGCCCATTACGGCGGGCGAACTTTCCTTCGAGGCTTCGGCGAGCATCACCTATGTCATCGAGTAA
- a CDS encoding glycosyltransferase — protein MRILLANFAKMVGDSGGLAKVNVAFANEMVRRGHAVTTAYSDDREGDFFYPLDPRVTAYNLRHFRGQTHLYSLSYKVRREILRAFSQKAGRAVNNDFTEKYLLPHVQTILEETVPEVIISFQPASAKSLLSDLHTKIPVITMSHGDPEDYFHTYPTAELPSLSLSAVCQVLLPSFAEHLKAHLPEARVEVIGNVVPQYEEQADLQREKEKYKIIFVGRMVRNHKRPHLLIEAFIKIAAEFPDWTLELWGAEDDKRYQKELQAMIERAGLAERILFCGTTMNVPAVLADADLYVMPSAYEAFGLSLAEGMSMGLPVVGYRNCVAVNELIRDGDNGLLAADGADALAERMALLMRDRDLRVRMGAAARGSMRAYAPEIIWTKWENLMREVAAPHDSSKIQS, from the coding sequence ATGCGTATACTGCTGGCGAATTTTGCGAAGATGGTCGGGGACAGCGGCGGTCTTGCCAAGGTGAATGTGGCATTTGCCAACGAAATGGTGCGGCGCGGTCATGCGGTGACGACAGCCTACAGCGATGACCGCGAGGGCGACTTCTTCTACCCGCTCGATCCGCGCGTCACGGCCTACAATCTGCGCCACTTTCGTGGGCAGACGCATCTCTATTCCCTGAGCTACAAGGTGCGGCGGGAGATTCTACGCGCATTCAGTCAAAAGGCCGGGCGCGCCGTGAACAATGACTTTACGGAGAAGTATCTGCTGCCTCATGTGCAGACCATCCTCGAGGAGACAGTGCCCGAGGTGATTATTTCCTTTCAGCCCGCCTCGGCAAAGAGCCTGCTCTCAGATCTGCATACGAAGATCCCTGTCATCACGATGTCGCACGGCGACCCCGAGGACTATTTTCACACATATCCGACCGCCGAGCTCCCCTCACTCTCTCTGAGTGCCGTCTGTCAGGTGCTGTTGCCGAGCTTTGCGGAGCATCTGAAGGCACATCTGCCTGAGGCACGCGTCGAGGTCATCGGCAACGTTGTCCCACAGTATGAGGAACAAGCGGATCTGCAGCGCGAAAAAGAAAAATACAAAATCATCTTTGTCGGGCGCATGGTACGTAACCACAAGCGACCGCATCTGCTCATCGAGGCGTTCATCAAGATTGCCGCAGAGTTCCCCGACTGGACGCTCGAACTCTGGGGCGCAGAGGACGACAAGCGGTATCAAAAAGAGTTACAGGCGATGATCGAAAGAGCAGGGCTTGCAGAGCGCATTTTGTTCTGCGGTACAACAATGAATGTGCCCGCCGTGCTCGCCGATGCCGATCTCTATGTCATGCCGAGCGCCTACGAGGCCTTCGGACTCTCCCTCGCCGAGGGGATGAGCATGGGACTTCCTGTCGTCGGCTATCGGAACTGTGTCGCCGTCAACGAGCTGATTCGTGACGGCGATAACGGACTCCTTGCGGCAGACGGTGCAGATGCGCTTGCAGAACGTATGGCGCTCCTCATGCGTGACCGCGATCTCCGCGTACGGATGGGCGCAGCGGCACGTGGCTCCATGCGCGCCTATGCACCCGAGATCATCTGGACAAAGTGGGAGAATCTGATGCGTGAGGTTGCTGCCCCACATGATTCCTCTAAAATCCAAAGTTAG